Proteins found in one Neomonachus schauinslandi chromosome 1, ASM220157v2, whole genome shotgun sequence genomic segment:
- the ITIH3 gene encoding inter-alpha-trypsin inhibitor heavy chain H3 isoform X5 yields MAFAWWPCLILALLSSLAAPGFPRSPSRPLGKRSLLEGVVNGIEVYSTKISCKVTSRFAHNVVTTRAVNRADTAKEVSFDVELPKTAFVTNFTLTIDGVTYPGNVKEKEVAKKQYEKAVSQGKTAGLVKASGRKLEKFTVSVNVAAGSKVTFELTYEELLKRHKGKYEMYLKVQPKQLVKHFEIEADIYEPQGISTLDAEASFITNDLLGSALTKSFSGKKGHVSFKPSMDQQRSCPTCTDSLLNGNFIITYDVNRESPANVQIVNGYFVHFFAPQGLPVVPKSVVFVIDISGSMHGRKMEQTKDALLKILDDMKELDYLNFILFSGDVTTWKDDLVQATPENIQEARIFVKNIHDQGMTNINDGLMRAINMLNKAREEQRVPERSTSIVIMLTDGDANIGESRPEKIQENVRNAIGGKFPLYNLGFGNNLNYNFLESMALENHGLARRIYEDSDANLQLQGFYEEVATPLLTSVELEYPENAIQDLTQNAYQHFYDGSEIVVAGRLLDEDMNNFKADVKGHGATNDLTFTEEVDMKEMEKALKEQDYIFGNYIERLWAYLTIEQLLEKRKNAHGEEKENLTAQALDLSLKYHFVTPLTSMVVTKPEDNEDQTAIADKPGEASYQPPQTPYYYVDGDPHFIIQVPQKDDAICFNIDEEPGTVLRLIQDPITGLTVNGQIIGEKGGNSDSKTRKTYFGKLGIANAHMDFRMEVTPEKIILGNGAAQSTLSWLDTVTITQDGLSVTINRKKNMVVSFGDGVTFVVVLHQVWKKHPVHQDFLGFYVVDSHRMSAQTHGLLGQFFHPFDFKVSDIHRGSDPTKPDATMVVKNHRLTVTRGSQKDYRKDVSFGTKVACWFVHNNGEGLIDGVHSNYIIPELF; encoded by the exons GTCGTCAATGGCATCGAGGTCTACAGTACCAAGATCAGCTGCAAGGTGACCTCCCGCTTTGCTCACAATGTCGTCACCACCAGAGCTGTCAACCGCGCCGACACCGCCAAGGAGGTGTCCTTTGATGTGGAGCTGCCCAAGACGGCCTTCGTCACCAACTTCACCTT GACCATCGACGGTGTTACCTACCCCGGGAATGTCAAGGAGAAGGAAGTTGCCAAGAAGCAGTATGAAAAGGCTGTGTCCCAGGGCAAGACAGCTGGCTTGGTCAA GGCCTCCGGGAGGAAGCTGGAGAAATTCACCGTCTCCGTCAACGTGGCTGCGGGCAGCAAGGTCACCTTCGAGCTAACCTACGAGGAGCTGCTGAAGAGGCACAAGGGCAAATACGAGATGTACCTTAAGGTCCAGCCCAAGCAACTGGTCAAGCACTTTGAG ATCGAGGCAGACATCTACGAGCCGCAGGGCATCAGCACGCTGGACGCTGAGGCCTCGTTCATCACCAATGACCTCCTGGGCAGCGCCCTCACCAAGTCCTTCTCAGGGAAAAAG GGCCACGTGTCCTTCAAGCCCAGCATGGACCAACAGCGCTCGTGCCCAACCTGCACAGACTCTCTCCTCAACGGGAATTTTATCATCACCTACGACGTGAACAGGGAGTCCCCGGCCAACGTACAG atAGTCAATGGCTACTTTGTGCACTTCTTTGCACCTCAAGGCCTTCCAGTGGTGCCTAAGAGCGTGGTCTTCGTGATCGACATCAGTGGCTCCATGCATGGTCGGAAAATGGAGCAG ACAAAGGATGCCCTCCTCAAGATCCTGGATGATATGAAAGAGTTGGACTACCTGAATTTCATTCTGTTCAGTGGGGATGTGACCACCTGGAAAGACGACTTAGTTCAAGCCACTCCTGAGAACATCCAGGAGGCAAGGATATTTGTGAAGAATATTCATGATCAAGGAA TGACCAACATCAACGATGGGCTGATGAGGGCCATCAACATGCTGAACAAGGCCCGGGAGGAACAGAGAGTCCCAGAGAGAAGCACCTCCATTGTCATCATGCTGACCGACGGGGATGCCAACATTG GGGAAAGCAGACCCGAAAAAATCCAAGAGAATGTACGCAATGCCATTGGGGGCAAGTTCCCCTTGTATAACCTGGGCTTTGGCAACAATCTGAATTATAACTTCCTGGAGAGCATGGCTCTGGAGAACCACGGGCTGGCCCGGCGCATTTATGAGGATTCGGATGCCAACCTGCAGTTGCAG GGCTTCTACGAGGAGGTGGCCACCCCGCTGCTGACAAGCGTGGAGCTGGAGTACCCTGAGAACGCCATCCAGGACCTCACCCAGAACGCTTACCAGCACTTCTACGATGGCTCTGAGATCGTGGTGGCTGGGCGCCTGCTGGATGAGGACATGAACAACTTTAAGGCGGATGTAAAGGGCCACGGG GCCACCAATGATCTGaccttcacagaggaggtggacatgaaagaaatggaaaaggctCTGAAGGAGCAGGACTACATTTTTGGGAACTACATCGAGCGGCTCTGGGCCTACCTCACCATTGAGCAGCTGCTGGAGAAACG caagAATGCCCATGGTGAAGAGAAGGAGAACCTCACAGCCCAGGCCCTGGACCTGTCCCTCAAGTACCACTTTGTGACTCCGCTGACCTCCATGGTGGTGACCAAGCCTGAGGACAATGAGGACCAGACAGCCATTGCTGACAAGCCTGGAGAAG CCAGCTACCAGCCTCCTCAGACACCCTACTACTACG TGGATGGGGACCCCCACTTCATCATCCAAGTCCCGCAGAAAGACGATGCCATCTGCTTCAACATCGATGAAGAACCGGGCACGGTGCTGCGCCTCATTCAGGACCCCATCACAG GCCTCACAGTTAACGGGCAGATCATCGGCGAGAAGGGAGGCAACTCTGACTCCAAGACCAGAAAGACTTACTTTGGCAAACTGGGCATTGCCAATGCTCACATGGACTTCCGGATGGAGGTGACGCCGGAGAAGATCATCCTGGGGAACGGAGCTGCACAGAGCACCCTCAGCTGGCTGGACACTGTCACAATCACACAGGATGG GCTGTCTGTGACAATCAACAGGAAGAAGAACATGGTGGTCTCCTTTGGAGATGGGGTTACTTTTGTGGTTGTCCTGCACCAGGTGTGGAAGAAGCATCCTGTCCATCAGGACTTTCTGGGCTTCTATGTGGTGGACAGTCACCGGATGTCGGCACAGACACATGGGCTGCTGG GACAATTCTTCCATCCCTTTGACTTTAAAGTGTCTGACATCCACCGAGGCTCTGACCCCACAAAGCCAGATGCCACCATGGTGGTGAAGAACCATCGACTGACGGTCACCAG gGGCTCCCAGAAAGACTACAGGAAGGATGTCAGCTTCGGCACCAAGGTCGCCTGCTGGTTTGTCCACAACAACGGGGAAGGGTTGATTGACGGTGTCCACAGCAACTACATTATCCCCGAGCTGTTCTGA
- the ITIH3 gene encoding inter-alpha-trypsin inhibitor heavy chain H3 isoform X2, whose translation MAFAWWPCLILALLSSLAAPGFPRSPSRPLGKRSLLEGVVNGIEVYSTKISCKVTSRFAHNVVTTRAVNRADTAKEVSFDVELPKTAFVTNFTLTIDGVTYPGNVKEKEVAKKQYEKAVSQGKTAGLVKASGRKLEKFTVSVNVAAGSKVTFELTYEELLKRHKGKYEMYLKVQPKQLVKHFEIEADIYEPQGISTLDAEASFITNDLLGSALTKSFSGKKGHVSFKPSMDQQRSCPTCTDSLLNGNFIITYDVNRESPANVQIVNGYFVHFFAPQGLPVVPKSVVFVIDISGSMHGRKMEQTKDALLKILDDMKELDYLNFILFSGDVTTWKDDLVQATPENIQEARIFVKNIHDQGMTNINDGLMRAINMLNKAREEQRVPERSTSIVIMLTDGDANIGESRPEKIQENVRNAIGGKFPLYNLGFGNNLNYNFLESMALENHGLARRIYEDSDANLQLQGFYEEVATPLLTSVELEYPENAIQDLTQNAYQHFYDGSEIVVAGRLLDEDMNNFKADVKGHGATNDLTFTEEVDMKEMEKALKEQDYIFGNYIERLWAYLTIEQLLEKRKNAHGEEKENLTAQALDLSLKYHFVTPLTSMVVTKPEDNEDQTAIADKPGEAFLSLSLSLSASTASYQPPQTPYYYVDGDPHFIIQVPQKDDAICFNIDEEPGTVLRLIQDPITGLTVNGQIIGEKGGNSDSKTRKTYFGKLGIANAHMDFRMEVTPEKIILGNGAAQSTLSWLDTVTITQDGLSVTINRKKNMVVSFGDGVTFVVVLHQVWKKHPVHQDFLGFYVVDSHRMSAQTHGLLGQFFHPFDFKVSDIHRGSDPTKPDATMVVKNHRLTVTRGSQKDYRKDVSFGTKVACWFVHNNGEGLIDGVHSNYIIPELF comes from the exons GTCGTCAATGGCATCGAGGTCTACAGTACCAAGATCAGCTGCAAGGTGACCTCCCGCTTTGCTCACAATGTCGTCACCACCAGAGCTGTCAACCGCGCCGACACCGCCAAGGAGGTGTCCTTTGATGTGGAGCTGCCCAAGACGGCCTTCGTCACCAACTTCACCTT GACCATCGACGGTGTTACCTACCCCGGGAATGTCAAGGAGAAGGAAGTTGCCAAGAAGCAGTATGAAAAGGCTGTGTCCCAGGGCAAGACAGCTGGCTTGGTCAA GGCCTCCGGGAGGAAGCTGGAGAAATTCACCGTCTCCGTCAACGTGGCTGCGGGCAGCAAGGTCACCTTCGAGCTAACCTACGAGGAGCTGCTGAAGAGGCACAAGGGCAAATACGAGATGTACCTTAAGGTCCAGCCCAAGCAACTGGTCAAGCACTTTGAG ATCGAGGCAGACATCTACGAGCCGCAGGGCATCAGCACGCTGGACGCTGAGGCCTCGTTCATCACCAATGACCTCCTGGGCAGCGCCCTCACCAAGTCCTTCTCAGGGAAAAAG GGCCACGTGTCCTTCAAGCCCAGCATGGACCAACAGCGCTCGTGCCCAACCTGCACAGACTCTCTCCTCAACGGGAATTTTATCATCACCTACGACGTGAACAGGGAGTCCCCGGCCAACGTACAG atAGTCAATGGCTACTTTGTGCACTTCTTTGCACCTCAAGGCCTTCCAGTGGTGCCTAAGAGCGTGGTCTTCGTGATCGACATCAGTGGCTCCATGCATGGTCGGAAAATGGAGCAG ACAAAGGATGCCCTCCTCAAGATCCTGGATGATATGAAAGAGTTGGACTACCTGAATTTCATTCTGTTCAGTGGGGATGTGACCACCTGGAAAGACGACTTAGTTCAAGCCACTCCTGAGAACATCCAGGAGGCAAGGATATTTGTGAAGAATATTCATGATCAAGGAA TGACCAACATCAACGATGGGCTGATGAGGGCCATCAACATGCTGAACAAGGCCCGGGAGGAACAGAGAGTCCCAGAGAGAAGCACCTCCATTGTCATCATGCTGACCGACGGGGATGCCAACATTG GGGAAAGCAGACCCGAAAAAATCCAAGAGAATGTACGCAATGCCATTGGGGGCAAGTTCCCCTTGTATAACCTGGGCTTTGGCAACAATCTGAATTATAACTTCCTGGAGAGCATGGCTCTGGAGAACCACGGGCTGGCCCGGCGCATTTATGAGGATTCGGATGCCAACCTGCAGTTGCAG GGCTTCTACGAGGAGGTGGCCACCCCGCTGCTGACAAGCGTGGAGCTGGAGTACCCTGAGAACGCCATCCAGGACCTCACCCAGAACGCTTACCAGCACTTCTACGATGGCTCTGAGATCGTGGTGGCTGGGCGCCTGCTGGATGAGGACATGAACAACTTTAAGGCGGATGTAAAGGGCCACGGG GCCACCAATGATCTGaccttcacagaggaggtggacatgaaagaaatggaaaaggctCTGAAGGAGCAGGACTACATTTTTGGGAACTACATCGAGCGGCTCTGGGCCTACCTCACCATTGAGCAGCTGCTGGAGAAACG caagAATGCCCATGGTGAAGAGAAGGAGAACCTCACAGCCCAGGCCCTGGACCTGTCCCTCAAGTACCACTTTGTGACTCCGCTGACCTCCATGGTGGTGACCAAGCCTGAGGACAATGAGGACCAGACAGCCATTGCTGACAAGCCTGGAGAAG cctttctctctctctctctctctctctctgcatccacAGCCAGCTACCAGCCTCCTCAGACACCCTACTACTACG TGGATGGGGACCCCCACTTCATCATCCAAGTCCCGCAGAAAGACGATGCCATCTGCTTCAACATCGATGAAGAACCGGGCACGGTGCTGCGCCTCATTCAGGACCCCATCACAG GCCTCACAGTTAACGGGCAGATCATCGGCGAGAAGGGAGGCAACTCTGACTCCAAGACCAGAAAGACTTACTTTGGCAAACTGGGCATTGCCAATGCTCACATGGACTTCCGGATGGAGGTGACGCCGGAGAAGATCATCCTGGGGAACGGAGCTGCACAGAGCACCCTCAGCTGGCTGGACACTGTCACAATCACACAGGATGG GCTGTCTGTGACAATCAACAGGAAGAAGAACATGGTGGTCTCCTTTGGAGATGGGGTTACTTTTGTGGTTGTCCTGCACCAGGTGTGGAAGAAGCATCCTGTCCATCAGGACTTTCTGGGCTTCTATGTGGTGGACAGTCACCGGATGTCGGCACAGACACATGGGCTGCTGG GACAATTCTTCCATCCCTTTGACTTTAAAGTGTCTGACATCCACCGAGGCTCTGACCCCACAAAGCCAGATGCCACCATGGTGGTGAAGAACCATCGACTGACGGTCACCAG gGGCTCCCAGAAAGACTACAGGAAGGATGTCAGCTTCGGCACCAAGGTCGCCTGCTGGTTTGTCCACAACAACGGGGAAGGGTTGATTGACGGTGTCCACAGCAACTACATTATCCCCGAGCTGTTCTGA